Proteins encoded within one genomic window of uncultured Draconibacterium sp.:
- a CDS encoding DUF5009 domain-containing protein — MNLKSSKLFSKDRLLSLDFFRGITMFLLVAEGTHLWSVLVEPPVDGTIFESFFLQFHHHPWNGLRFWDLIQPFFMFIVGVAMPFSYAKRKKRGDSEATITRHIIKRCIILLAFGVGLHCGYNRQLVWELWNVLSQLSVTILIAYFLMRYKWSTQIIVSIGLLLVTEILYRTFPLEGYNQPFVKDHNFGSWVDMVLMGKINNGGGWVAINCIPTAAHTIWGVVAGQLLHSGKNQTEKVKRLVLGGLIILVFGYLLDWTSITPIIKRISTSSFVLASGGWALLALAFSYWLIDIKKINRWIFPFVVVGTNSIFIYLFSNTVGGQWLNGFVAIFTNGLLAWINATEFLINLITSLCVLTLEWQLCYYLFIKRIFFRV; from the coding sequence ATGAACTTAAAGTCAAGCAAACTCTTTTCTAAGGATCGGCTGTTGTCGCTCGATTTTTTTCGTGGAATTACAATGTTTTTGTTAGTTGCCGAAGGCACACATTTGTGGTCGGTATTGGTTGAACCTCCGGTTGACGGAACCATTTTCGAAAGTTTCTTTCTGCAATTTCATCATCACCCCTGGAACGGCTTACGGTTTTGGGATCTTATCCAGCCCTTTTTTATGTTTATTGTTGGTGTGGCAATGCCTTTTTCTTATGCAAAACGAAAAAAGCGGGGCGACTCAGAAGCTACAATCACCCGGCATATTATAAAACGTTGCATTATTCTTTTGGCATTTGGTGTTGGACTGCACTGTGGTTACAACCGACAACTGGTTTGGGAGCTCTGGAATGTTTTATCGCAACTCTCTGTCACCATTTTAATCGCGTACTTTTTAATGCGCTACAAATGGTCAACCCAAATTATTGTTTCGATTGGCTTATTGTTGGTAACCGAAATACTTTACCGAACGTTCCCGCTCGAAGGCTATAACCAACCTTTTGTAAAAGACCATAACTTTGGAAGTTGGGTTGACATGGTGCTAATGGGAAAGATAAACAACGGTGGCGGTTGGGTGGCCATCAACTGTATTCCTACTGCAGCACATACTATTTGGGGCGTTGTGGCCGGGCAATTGTTGCACTCGGGCAAAAACCAAACTGAAAAAGTAAAACGATTGGTACTCGGCGGTCTAATTATTTTAGTATTCGGGTATTTGCTCGACTGGACTTCGATAACACCTATTATAAAACGGATATCCACCTCGTCGTTTGTATTGGCATCGGGTGGCTGGGCACTGTTGGCACTGGCTTTTAGCTATTGGCTAATCGACATAAAAAAAATCAACCGATGGATTTTTCCTTTTGTGGTTGTTGGTACCAACTCCATTTTTATCTATCTTTTTTCGAATACGGTTGGCGGACAATGGTTAAACGGATTCGTGGCCATTTTCACTAATGGTTTATTAGCTTGGATTAATGCAACCGAATTTTTGATAAACCTAATTACCTCCTTATGCGTTCTCACTCTGGAGTGGCAACTTTGCTATTACCTGTTTATAAAACGAATATTTTTTAGAGTATAA
- a CDS encoding sugar phosphate isomerase/epimerase family protein, which yields MMKTNRRNFLRTTAAATAGTMLVSPAFAMNGTKSRYQISLAEWSFHQALFANEMTNLDFPKVTRELGIDGAEYVNQFFKDKAKDEKYLGELKKIAKDEGVTNVLIMCDGEGMVGHPEKAERVKTVENHKKWIDAAAFLGCHSIRVNAGSRGTYEEQQKLAADGLHMICEYGDTKKINVIVENHGGLSSNGEWLSGVMKMVDHKRVGTLPDFGNFTINRDTGEEYDRYKGVELLMPYAKGVSAKTNVFNAAGDEANMDYYRLMKIVDDAGYKGFVGIEFEGTELSERDGVIATKALLEKVFKTL from the coding sequence ATGATGAAAACAAATCGTAGGAACTTTTTAAGAACTACAGCTGCTGCTACGGCAGGTACAATGCTTGTTTCGCCGGCGTTTGCAATGAACGGTACCAAATCGCGTTACCAGATTTCGCTGGCCGAATGGTCGTTTCACCAGGCTTTGTTTGCCAACGAAATGACGAATCTCGACTTCCCGAAAGTTACCCGTGAACTGGGAATTGACGGAGCGGAATATGTAAACCAGTTTTTTAAAGACAAAGCAAAGGATGAAAAATACCTGGGCGAGTTAAAGAAAATTGCAAAAGATGAAGGTGTTACCAACGTGCTGATTATGTGCGATGGCGAAGGAATGGTTGGCCATCCGGAGAAAGCCGAACGTGTAAAAACAGTTGAAAATCATAAAAAATGGATTGATGCTGCTGCTTTCCTAGGCTGTCATTCTATTCGTGTAAATGCCGGAAGTCGTGGCACTTATGAAGAGCAACAAAAACTGGCCGCCGACGGATTACACATGATTTGCGAATATGGCGACACAAAAAAAATCAACGTAATTGTTGAGAACCATGGCGGATTATCGAGCAATGGCGAGTGGCTGTCGGGAGTGATGAAAATGGTTGACCACAAACGTGTTGGAACATTACCTGATTTTGGCAACTTCACAATCAACCGCGATACCGGCGAAGAATACGACCGTTACAAAGGTGTTGAGCTTTTAATGCCTTATGCAAAAGGAGTGAGTGCCAAAACCAATGTGTTTAACGCTGCCGGCGATGAAGCCAACATGGATTATTACCGCCTGATGAAAATTGTTGACGATGCAGGTTACAAAGGTTTTGTGGGTATTGAATTTGAAGGCACCGAACTCTCGGAGCGCGATGGCGTGATTGCCACAAAAGCACTTCTGGAGAAAGTATTTAAAACATTATAG